From the genome of Scytonema hofmannii PCC 7110, one region includes:
- a CDS encoding eIF2A-related protein, with product MEIWVNLEFDDGNFEHGFSNINLKVTVANAQRNITQLEVQLPPDAKIPSFYERWKKQYYLLLNHSRGRFKDNQVTNLSKTDCYDSSVYLRNQLHQWLRSIQLKLEQVLPQDPQPEIRLVIHTEKIASLATKDILHRLPWQEWNFFAQKFSYEAAVCFYSSVANTTASEESFTAGKIRRAKIISIFGDSTNIDTSPDKELLEKLKKRAAELIVLTEPNRSDFNALWEEPCDILFFAGHSETKNDGQTGVININRNDSLSLVEIKNTLKAAINKGLKLAIFNSCDGLGLARQLASLNLPYIIVWREEVPDKLAQKFLQYFLNSFSQGESLFNSVRQARDKLQELADDRDIAKQLPGVSWLPVICQNTTEPPPSWEDLGGLSGELPDCPYQGLSAFRQENADFFFGREKFIASLVEAVNSNPVVPVIGGSGSGKSSLVFAGLIPRLQATLNVEIVSFRPGKNPFDALAAALNPLCQSLVRQQQEDVGENARSPMEINLKKDLELDNTILYHYIKNIVNSLGYQRLVLVADQFEELYTLATEAESQPFLDALLYAVQFGRRFTLVLTLRADFLRNALDYQPFGEALQRYAPFLLTPMNSEELRDAIKKPAAKMKVELESGLTSRLINDLGNQLGRLPMLEFALTQLWSKQKNWYLTHEAYEEIGGLEKALANYADDVLNPLSETDKEKAQRVFIQLVRPGEGTEDTRRVATHHEVGEENWGLVKRLADARLVVTGWDETEKIETVEIVHEALIREWGTLREWIKANREFRIWQERLKPDVQEWLGLDKKHQVEALLQGTRLAVAQEWYKQRGEQLTQSEQNFITASITRQQQELRQNKRSQQLIMSGLTGGLVVTLILALVAWWQWQNARLNEIKAISVSSQALLTSSQDFEALIQSLKAFKKLNKTPLFPAFHQPQEKADLQKQVNILLQEALYNVTERNRLEKHTDEVTDVSFSPLGNMMTTASKDKTVKLWSLDGKDIKTLSGHQDSVRSVRFSPTDRVIATASWDETVKLWTTDGKLITTFTGHNTKVNSVRFSPDGKTIASADAKGYIKLWTIDGQLITTFKGHEKSILNLSFSPDGHTLATASQDYTVKLWRQDGQLLRTFAGHKDWVWSVSFSRDGQKIATASRDGTVKLLSIEGKVIRTLNAHKEATSVSFSPNGQKMATVGTDQTIKIWSESGSQLQTLKGHKDWIWSVSFSPDSKIIATASKDGTAKLWQFKGKKHQIQQVHNGAIYSISFSPDGSEYATASQDKTVKLWRRDGELIKTLELDDTSDDTWFTHVNFSPNAQIIATATADGHVILWNRLGEKIKAFKAHNQKWIWQVSFTPDGKTFATASHDGTVIICNLNGFTLQTLTAHKKNEDEDGEGVNSVSFSPDGKTIATAGWDKTVKLWTTEGKLITILKGHLDGVHSVSFSPDGKMIATASEDKTVKLWTREGQLIKRIAGHNAGVFRVRFSPDGKTIATSSKDKTVKLWSLELKELKTYLGHDDSVWSLNFSPDGTHLASGDNAGKLILWNLSLESNQLLVDGCNWVSDYLKNNPHVNSSDRRLCDGIETP from the coding sequence ATGGAAATATGGGTAAACTTGGAGTTTGATGATGGGAACTTTGAGCACGGGTTTAGTAATATCAATCTTAAGGTGACGGTGGCAAACGCACAGCGTAACATCACACAACTAGAAGTGCAATTACCTCCAGATGCGAAAATTCCAAGTTTTTATGAACGTTGGAAAAAACAATACTACTTGTTACTGAACCATTCCAGAGGTCGTTTTAAAGATAACCAAGTCACGAATCTATCCAAAACAGATTGTTATGATTCATCTGTGTATTTACGCAATCAACTTCATCAGTGGCTTCGCTCTATTCAGTTAAAATTAGAACAAGTATTGCCACAAGATCCCCAGCCAGAAATTCGTTTGGTTATCCACACTGAGAAAATTGCATCCCTAGCAACCAAGGACATCTTACATCGACTACCCTGGCAGGAATGGAATTTTTTTGCTCAAAAGTTCTCCTATGAAGCGGCTGTTTGTTTTTACTCTTCTGTTGCAAATACTACTGCATCTGAAGAATCATTTACTGCTGGTAAAATTAGAAGAGCTAAGATTATTAGTATTTTTGGAGATAGTACAAATATTGATACCAGCCCAGATAAAGAATTGCTTGAAAAATTGAAGAAACGAGCCGCAGAATTAATAGTTCTTACGGAACCAAATCGTTCAGACTTTAACGCCCTCTGGGAAGAACCTTGCGACATTTTGTTTTTTGCTGGTCACAGCGAAACTAAAAATGATGGTCAAACAGGTGTCATAAATATTAATCGCAATGATAGTTTAAGTTTGGTAGAAATCAAAAACACACTAAAAGCAGCAATTAACAAAGGTTTAAAATTAGCCATTTTCAATTCTTGTGATGGTCTGGGTTTAGCAAGGCAATTAGCTTCTTTAAATCTTCCCTACATCATTGTCTGGCGCGAAGAAGTACCGGATAAATTAGCACAAAAGTTTCTCCAATATTTTTTAAATTCTTTTTCCCAAGGTGAATCTTTATTTAATTCAGTTCGACAAGCAAGAGATAAGTTGCAAGAACTTGCAGACGATCGAGATATTGCAAAGCAGCTACCAGGAGTCAGTTGGTTGCCAGTTATCTGTCAAAACACAACAGAGCCTCCACCAAGTTGGGAAGATTTGGGAGGACTGTCTGGGGAACTTCCTGATTGTCCTTATCAGGGTTTATCTGCGTTTCGTCAGGAAAATGCAGATTTCTTTTTTGGTAGGGAGAAGTTTATTGCTTCTCTTGTGGAAGCAGTCAACAGCAACCCCGTCGTTCCTGTTATTGGTGGTTCCGGGAGTGGGAAGTCGTCTTTGGTGTTTGCAGGGTTAATTCCGCGTTTACAAGCTACTCTTAATGTAGAGATAGTCAGTTTTCGTCCAGGGAAGAATCCTTTTGATGCTTTGGCTGCAGCGTTGAATCCTCTTTGTCAGTCCTTGGTAAGACAGCAGCAAGAGGATGTAGGAGAAAATGCTCGCTCTCCGATGGAAATCAATTTAAAGAAAGACCTAGAGTTAGATAATACAATTTTATACCATTATATTAAAAATATTGTTAATTCTTTAGGATATCAGCGTTTAGTTTTGGTGGCTGACCAGTTTGAAGAACTTTACACTCTAGCAACAGAAGCAGAGAGCCAACCTTTTTTAGATGCGTTGTTGTATGCTGTACAATTTGGGAGAAGGTTTACGTTGGTGCTAACGCTACGAGCGGATTTTCTGAGAAATGCGCTCGATTATCAACCTTTTGGTGAGGCTTTGCAGCGATATGCACCATTTTTACTGACCCCGATGAACTCCGAAGAATTACGAGATGCGATCAAAAAGCCTGCAGCAAAAATGAAGGTGGAGTTAGAGTCGGGGTTAACTAGTAGATTAATTAATGACCTTGGGAATCAACTTGGTCGTTTACCAATGCTTGAATTTGCTCTGACACAGTTATGGTCTAAACAGAAGAATTGGTATCTGACCCATGAGGCTTATGAAGAAATTGGTGGTTTAGAGAAAGCTTTGGCTAACTATGCAGATGATGTATTGAACCCGTTATCTGAAACGGATAAAGAAAAAGCACAAAGGGTATTTATTCAGTTAGTGCGTCCAGGGGAAGGAACAGAGGATACTAGGCGTGTAGCCACTCACCACGAGGTGGGGGAAGAAAATTGGGGTTTAGTCAAACGCTTGGCGGATGCACGTTTAGTGGTGACTGGGTGGGATGAAACTGAGAAAATAGAAACAGTAGAAATTGTCCATGAAGCATTGATTCGGGAATGGGGAACCTTGCGGGAGTGGATCAAAGCTAACCGTGAGTTTCGCATTTGGCAAGAAAGATTAAAGCCAGACGTGCAAGAATGGCTGGGGCTGGATAAGAAGCACCAAGTAGAAGCATTATTGCAAGGAACTCGGCTGGCTGTAGCACAAGAATGGTACAAGCAACGGGGAGAACAACTCACACAATCTGAGCAGAATTTTATTACCGCTAGCATTACACGTCAGCAACAGGAACTACGCCAAAACAAACGCAGCCAGCAACTTATTATGTCAGGACTCACTGGTGGTTTGGTAGTCACTTTGATACTCGCTCTTGTAGCATGGTGGCAATGGCAGAATGCACGTTTGAACGAAATCAAAGCTATAAGTGTATCAAGCCAAGCACTTTTAACATCATCTCAAGATTTTGAGGCGCTCATACAAAGTTTGAAGGCATTTAAAAAACTGAATAAAACACCTTTGTTCCCGGCATTTCATCAACCTCAGGAAAAAGCTGATCTCCAAAAGCAGGTTAATATTTTATTACAGGAGGCACTTTATAACGTAACAGAACGCAATCGATTGGAAAAGCATACAGATGAAGTTACAGACGTGAGTTTTAGCCCGCTTGGTAATATGATGACCACTGCCAGTAAAGACAAAACCGTTAAACTCTGGAGTCTGGATGGAAAAGACATCAAAACCCTTTCAGGACATCAAGATTCAGTACGAAGCGTCAGATTTAGCCCAACAGATCGGGTAATTGCCACAGCTAGTTGGGACGAAACTGTTAAACTTTGGACAACTGACGGTAAATTAATAACTACCTTCACCGGGCATAATACAAAGGTTAATAGTGTGAGGTTTAGCCCTGACGGAAAGACAATTGCTAGTGCTGACGCCAAGGGATATATCAAACTTTGGACAATTGATGGTCAATTAATCACAACCTTCAAGGGACATGAAAAGTCGATTTTGAACCTAAGTTTCAGTCCTGATGGTCATACTCTTGCCACCGCCAGTCAAGATTACACAGTCAAACTCTGGAGGCAAGATGGGCAATTACTGCGAACTTTTGCTGGACATAAGGATTGGGTTTGGAGTGTGAGTTTCAGCCGTGATGGTCAAAAAATTGCTACTGCTAGTCGGGATGGAACTGTGAAACTCTTGAGCATTGAGGGAAAGGTAATCAGAACCTTAAATGCTCATAAAGAAGCAACTAGCGTTAGCTTCAGTCCTAATGGTCAGAAAATGGCTACCGTCGGTACTGACCAAACCATCAAAATTTGGAGCGAATCAGGTTCCCAACTCCAAACCTTGAAGGGACATAAAGATTGGATCTGGAGCGTCAGTTTCAGCCCTGACAGCAAAATCATCGCCACTGCTAGCAAGGATGGCACTGCCAAACTTTGGCAATTCAAAGGGAAGAAACATCAAATTCAACAGGTGCATAATGGTGCGATTTATAGCATCAGTTTTAGCCCTGATGGCTCCGAATATGCCACTGCTAGTCAGGACAAAACTGTCAAACTTTGGCGGCGCGATGGTGAATTAATCAAAACTCTTGAATTGGATGACACTAGCGATGACACATGGTTTACTCACGTTAATTTTAGCCCTAATGCACAAATTATTGCTACTGCTACTGCTGATGGTCATGTGATACTTTGGAATCGTCTGGGAGAAAAAATCAAAGCTTTCAAGGCGCACAATCAAAAATGGATCTGGCAAGTGAGCTTTACCCCGGATGGCAAAACTTTTGCTACTGCCAGTCACGACGGTACTGTTATAATCTGTAACTTGAATGGCTTTACACTCCAAACCTTAACGGCACATAAAAAAAATGAAGATGAAGATGGGGAAGGGGTGAATAGCGTCAGTTTTAGCCCTGATGGCAAAACTATTGCCACCGCAGGTTGGGACAAAACTGTCAAACTTTGGACAACAGAAGGTAAACTCATCACAATCCTTAAGGGGCATCTGGATGGAGTTCATAGTGTCAGTTTCAGTCCTGATGGCAAGATGATTGCTACTGCCAGTGAGGATAAAACTGTTAAACTTTGGACAAGAGAAGGTCAATTAATTAAAAGGATCGCAGGGCATAATGCTGGAGTCTTTCGTGTCAGATTTAGCCCTGATGGCAAAACAATTGCTACTTCCAGTAAGGATAAGACTGTTAAACTCTGGAGTCTTGAGCTAAAGGAACTGAAAACCTATCTTGGACACGATGATTCCGTCTGGAGCCTTAATTTTAGCCCAGATGGTACTCACCTTGCCTCAGGTGACAACGCCGGAAAATTAATTCTGTGGAATTTGAGCTTGGAGTCAAATCAGCTACTGGTTGATGGTTGCAATTGGGTAAGCGACTATCTGAAAAATAATCCCCATGTCAACTCCAGCGATCGCCGTCTGTGTGATGGAATTGAGACTCCGTAG
- a CDS encoding DUF1822 family protein gives MVNGSVYSQNRRWKLPPEVIYLETEHFESAKEISDQNLNEAHQWKIYLNALALLGFEKWLRERIPDIKINRDNYSIFQPDSISAIADLGYLSLGDFHLCLITVDNLINDFVSVPEEAITSPKTAAHFYILLEVLEEEEQLSIHGFLRYDKLVKYCQSINLNAKSDNCYQLPLSWFDPEVNNLLLYSRFLSPTAISLPSVVEVNNTEIQNLPPATSIATKALVNVTNWWREVFEEGWQSSKNIWKTVDSNYAWGYVRSLSLADYSSGTKKLDFGLLLNGQSVALVVNLKRVENNEFDVLVQVIPCYEEYRDEQYLPSGLKLKITLNPNTSKSESQEVTARKTDNIIQLEFSEAPGKQFQIEVSFKNAVITEDFLL, from the coding sequence ATGGTTAACGGTTCTGTTTATTCACAAAACAGGAGATGGAAATTGCCACCAGAAGTTATTTACTTGGAAACAGAACATTTTGAGTCAGCTAAAGAAATTAGCGACCAAAACTTAAATGAAGCACACCAGTGGAAAATTTATTTAAATGCACTAGCGCTACTTGGTTTTGAAAAATGGCTGAGGGAACGAATTCCAGATATCAAAATTAATCGAGATAACTATTCGATATTTCAACCTGACAGTATCAGTGCGATCGCTGATCTTGGTTATCTCAGCTTGGGTGATTTTCACCTTTGCTTAATTACTGTAGATAACTTGATTAATGATTTTGTATCTGTACCAGAAGAAGCCATCACTTCACCAAAAACGGCTGCTCATTTTTATATATTGCTTGAAGTTTTAGAAGAGGAAGAACAATTAAGTATTCACGGCTTTTTGCGTTACGATAAACTCGTTAAATATTGCCAATCAATTAATTTGAACGCCAAGTCTGACAATTGTTATCAGCTACCGCTTTCTTGGTTTGATCCTGAAGTAAACAATCTATTGTTATACTCACGTTTCTTGTCTCCAACTGCTATTTCTTTACCATCAGTAGTTGAAGTCAATAATACAGAGATACAAAATCTTCCTCCGGCGACAAGCATTGCTACTAAAGCACTAGTCAACGTAACCAATTGGTGGCGTGAAGTTTTTGAAGAAGGTTGGCAATCTAGCAAAAACATTTGGAAGACAGTTGATAGTAACTATGCTTGGGGATATGTAAGAAGCCTATCACTAGCTGATTATTCTTCTGGAACTAAAAAATTAGATTTTGGACTACTGCTAAATGGTCAATCCGTAGCTTTAGTTGTCAATTTAAAAAGGGTAGAAAATAATGAATTCGATGTACTTGTACAAGTTATTCCTTGTTATGAGGAATATCGTGATGAACAATATCTACCGTCTGGTTTAAAGCTGAAAATTACTCTTAATCCCAACACCTCTAAGTCAGAAAGCCAGGAAGTTACTGCAAGGAAAACTGATAATATCATTCAGTTAGAATTTAGTGAAGCCCCAGGCAAACAATTTCAGATTGAAGTTAGTTTCAAAAATGCTGTGATTACTGAAGACTTTTTGTTGTAA
- a CDS encoding zinc ribbon domain-containing protein — protein MSQNLKKHDSVKAARILERNLTRKTENKRYRQDQGAIASLIGRASKSLFREGLLKVYAEDLTEPIRNKRQSKAMSRKLNSWVKGYLRDSLEKWASWSNSTISEVAASYTSQVDSVTGTLLGKRHGDCFTRFNGVVLQADLNAAKNILVRGQDKEIHRYMKAAEVQAVLLRRTARFLQGYGQNLRDAVELGWLDSKHTKSPAFKSLVSGS, from the coding sequence TTGTCGCAGAATTTAAAAAAGCATGACTCCGTTAAAGCTGCAAGAATTTTAGAACGGAATTTAACCAGAAAAACAGAGAATAAGCGTTATCGTCAAGACCAAGGTGCAATCGCCTCATTGATTGGTCGAGCTTCTAAATCTCTGTTTAGAGAAGGCTTGTTAAAGGTTTATGCAGAGGATTTGACTGAACCTATCAGGAATAAACGTCAGTCCAAAGCCATGTCTCGTAAATTAAATAGTTGGGTAAAAGGCTATCTACGAGACAGTTTGGAGAAATGGGCTAGTTGGAGCAATTCCACTATTTCAGAGGTCGCTGCTAGCTATACGTCGCAAGTAGACTCGGTGACGGGAACCCTTCTAGGGAAACGTCATGGGGACTGCTTTACCAGGTTTAATGGGGTCGTATTGCAGGCCGATCTAAATGCCGCGAAGAATATCCTTGTTCGCGGACAGGACAAGGAAATCCACCGCTACATGAAAGCGGCGGAAGTTCAAGCTGTATTATTGCGTCGTACCGCGCGATTCTTGCAGGGTTATGGTCAGAATTTACGGGATGCGGTTGAGTTGGGCTGGCTCGACTCTAAGCATACCAAAAGTCCTGCCTTCAAGAGTTTGGTCAGTGGGAGCTGA
- a CDS encoding DUF2278 family protein, whose amino-acid sequence MSLKRYGILKCKAVDSKLEREDDKSPHFQVLAKDGRDEYRLAINVKSVQAPVDLRYLVNDNFNHPLTSQLLNLESGFTEIKESERKAGGIALDYIRGNLFSPNQMKALPADAPGQEDDLHDIIDLFIKRSLNNQNVDLYVFGEPWGPEDKADKIFGFQPGRGVHNIHMNQGSGGRFSQDNGVFQDGGLFIHFQDRNQWLAAFFAFQSQSFHTDDRTGDPIDVRVGTEPTLPTEPVTRAEVRIVAALVNPLGADSGRETVTLLNTTSSRVNLNGWSVADRLKRKLPLDGFLEPGNTSVVRLSGTDIQLGRLMKRRKTAENGVIYCYLSER is encoded by the coding sequence ATGTCGCTAAAACGCTACGGAATTCTAAAATGTAAGGCTGTAGACAGTAAGTTGGAGAGGGAAGACGACAAAAGCCCGCACTTTCAGGTTCTTGCCAAAGATGGTAGAGATGAATACCGTCTTGCTATTAATGTGAAATCAGTGCAAGCTCCTGTCGATTTGCGCTATCTTGTCAATGATAATTTTAACCATCCACTGACTAGCCAACTGCTTAACTTAGAATCCGGCTTTACCGAAATTAAGGAATCAGAGCGAAAAGCAGGGGGTATTGCATTAGATTACATTCGCGGTAACCTCTTCTCTCCCAATCAGATGAAAGCACTACCAGCCGATGCTCCAGGACAAGAAGATGATTTACACGACATTATCGACTTATTTATTAAGCGATCGCTGAACAATCAAAATGTCGATTTGTACGTTTTTGGAGAACCTTGGGGACCTGAAGACAAAGCAGACAAAATTTTTGGTTTCCAACCGGGTCGAGGCGTTCATAACATTCATATGAATCAGGGTAGTGGCGGACGGTTCAGCCAGGATAACGGTGTTTTTCAAGATGGTGGTTTGTTCATTCACTTTCAAGATCGGAACCAATGGTTAGCAGCGTTCTTTGCATTTCAGTCTCAGTCGTTCCATACAGACGATCGCACTGGCGATCCAATAGATGTTAGAGTTGGAACTGAACCTACCCTACCGACAGAGCCAGTCACTAGAGCAGAGGTTCGGATTGTTGCTGCTTTAGTAAATCCCCTAGGTGCTGACTCTGGCAGAGAAACTGTGACTTTACTCAATACCACTTCTAGCAGAGTTAACTTGAACGGTTGGTCAGTTGCAGATCGATTAAAACGAAAGTTACCACTTGATGGTTTTCTCGAGCCTGGGAACACTAGTGTGGTGAGGCTTTCAGGTACGGATATTCAGCTAGGGAGACTCATGAAACGCCGTAAAACGGCAGAAAACGGTGTAATTTATTGTTATCTGAGTGAGAGGTAG